Proteins from a genomic interval of Acetobacterium woodii DSM 1030:
- a CDS encoding 4Fe-4S double cluster binding domain-containing protein → MKNTYTTAKYDLNQNISSLAKSMGAIDIGFSDLSNLSADKRMNYCQAITIVVKLSDGILNQIKNEPTQTYFSHYRSVNRLIDDICLRILIYLEDSGYPSIAIPASQSVTDLHDQFTGAFQHKTGATLSGLGWIGRSALFVHKLYGPRVRLGTILTNAPLKTGNPIVKSECGSCRACVTICPSSAIEGRLWEPGLSRNELFDAFACSQHMKIAFHHIGRGVVCGLCVVACPVGKKATAPKKDHI, encoded by the coding sequence ATGAAAAATACTTATACCACAGCAAAATATGATTTAAATCAAAATATTAGCAGCTTGGCTAAATCGATGGGGGCTATCGACATCGGCTTTTCCGATTTATCAAATTTATCTGCTGATAAAAGAATGAATTATTGTCAGGCTATTACCATCGTCGTCAAGCTTTCGGATGGTATCTTAAATCAAATTAAAAATGAACCGACACAAACCTATTTTAGTCATTATCGGAGTGTTAATCGTCTTATTGATGACATCTGTTTACGCATTCTAATCTATTTAGAAGACTCAGGTTATCCCAGCATTGCGATTCCGGCATCACAGTCTGTTACTGATTTGCATGATCAGTTTACCGGAGCATTTCAGCATAAAACTGGGGCAACGCTTTCTGGACTCGGTTGGATCGGGCGTAGTGCCTTATTTGTCCATAAGTTATATGGACCGCGTGTCCGGTTAGGAACAATCTTAACAAACGCACCGCTCAAAACCGGAAATCCGATCGTTAAAAGTGAATGTGGCTCTTGTCGTGCATGTGTGACGATCTGTCCATCATCAGCCATTGAAGGGCGTCTCTGGGAACCGGGATTATCACGCAATGAGCTTTTTGACGCTTTTGCCTGTAGCCAGCACATGAAAATCGCTTTTCATCATATTGGCCGCGGCGTCGTTTGCGGTTTATGTGTCGTTGCTTGTCCGGTTGGGAAGAAGGCAACCGCCCCCAAAAAAGATCACATCTAA
- the der gene encoding ribosome biogenesis GTPase Der: MPKPIVAVVGRPNVGKSTLFNKLVGERIAIVEDTPGVTRDRIIADAEWQNHHFTLIDTGGIEPHTKDDILLQMRVQAEVAIDMADLIVLMVDGREGMTSSDLEVANMIRKHDKDVLLAVNKVDSRNLENNAYEFYNLGIGEPLAISAEQGLGLGDLLDEIINHVKRYYDEEETDDDRLKVAVIGKPNVGKSTLINKILGEERLIVSDIPGTTRDAVDTSVRYDGEDYVLIDTAGLRRKKKIYEDIERYSIVRAIAAVERSQVVLVLIDGSQGVTEQDAKIAGIAHNRSIPSIIIVNKWDAVEKDNKTMKKMEDDIRDALSFMDYAPIIFISAKTGQRLGKIFETIEFVKSQSAKRITTGKVNEALAEFVMMKQPPSKHGRRLKLYYASQVAINPPTFVVFVNDTTLVHFSYQRYLENKLRETFDFFGTPIRFFVRERKE; this comes from the coding sequence ATGCCAAAACCTATCGTCGCAGTCGTTGGACGTCCAAATGTTGGAAAGTCAACGCTGTTTAATAAATTAGTTGGAGAACGAATTGCTATTGTTGAAGACACCCCCGGAGTAACACGAGATCGAATCATTGCCGATGCCGAATGGCAAAACCACCATTTTACATTAATCGACACCGGTGGGATCGAACCCCATACCAAAGATGATATCTTATTGCAGATGCGGGTTCAAGCCGAAGTTGCCATCGATATGGCCGACCTTATTGTCTTAATGGTCGACGGACGGGAAGGGATGACCTCATCGGATCTCGAGGTTGCAAACATGATCCGCAAGCATGATAAAGACGTATTATTAGCGGTTAATAAAGTTGACAGCCGAAATCTGGAAAATAATGCTTACGAATTTTATAATTTAGGAATTGGTGAGCCCTTGGCTATTTCTGCTGAGCAGGGTTTAGGTTTAGGTGATTTACTTGATGAAATTATTAATCATGTTAAGCGCTACTATGATGAAGAAGAAACCGATGATGACCGCTTAAAAGTCGCCGTTATTGGAAAACCAAATGTCGGAAAGTCTACCTTAATCAATAAAATTCTTGGCGAAGAACGTTTAATCGTTAGTGATATTCCGGGAACCACCCGTGACGCAGTCGACACAAGCGTCAGATATGATGGGGAAGACTATGTACTCATTGATACTGCCGGTTTAAGACGAAAGAAAAAAATATATGAAGATATTGAACGCTACAGCATTGTTCGCGCCATTGCTGCGGTTGAACGGAGCCAGGTCGTATTAGTTCTTATCGATGGTTCGCAGGGCGTTACCGAACAGGATGCAAAAATTGCTGGGATTGCCCACAATCGATCGATCCCATCGATTATCATTGTTAATAAATGGGATGCTGTTGAAAAAGATAATAAAACAATGAAAAAAATGGAAGACGATATCCGCGATGCTCTTTCATTTATGGATTATGCACCGATTATTTTTATCTCAGCTAAAACTGGGCAACGCCTAGGAAAGATATTTGAAACCATCGAATTTGTAAAATCGCAAAGTGCTAAACGAATTACAACTGGCAAAGTCAATGAAGCATTAGCTGAATTTGTCATGATGAAACAACCGCCATCCAAACATGGGAGACGGCTTAAATTATATTATGCATCGCAGGTAGCTATCAATCCACCAACATTTGTTGTGTTTGTAAATGATACCACCTTGGTTCATTTTTCTTATCAACGTTATCTCGAAAACAAACTGAGAGAAACCTTTGATTTCTTTGGAACCCCGATTCGCTTTTTTGTCAGAGAACGAAAAGAATAA
- a CDS encoding DUF512 domain-containing protein, whose translation MLKKFIINSVQKESILYEMDVEAGDILLSINGMPVTDILDYRYLIADDTLMVEIEKADGEIWELDIEKEFEDDLGVEFPEEMIGTKTCKNNCVFCFIDQLPAGMRESLYIKDDDERLSFLTGNYITMTNLTKDELNRIIRYRIMPMNLSIHTTNPELRKKMLKNRFAGDVMSYLETFRDNGIQMNGQIVLVPGYNDGAELKKTLEDLIEFYPVLQSVSVVPVGISEHRQGLAELRPFSREEAVSTLAIINAIHDNMAKMHGDGFVYPSDEFFLLANIDIPNVDYYHGFPQIENGVGMMADFKASVQEALDVTKTNPIDVSPVGTEIKSGLKIGIITGIAAFEYMCGLISNIKAELPDLDLVVFPVTNYFFGPRITVSGLLTGADIVAQIKPMLVDNPRELLLLPENVLRNGTEVLLDDWTLTKLSDALNVPITAIPVIGQNLLNVVLNK comes from the coding sequence GTGTTGAAAAAATTTATTATAAACAGTGTGCAAAAAGAAAGTATACTCTATGAAATGGATGTCGAGGCTGGTGATATACTCTTATCAATAAATGGGATGCCAGTAACCGATATACTCGATTATCGCTATTTAATTGCTGATGATACCTTAATGGTTGAAATAGAAAAAGCTGACGGAGAAATTTGGGAACTTGATATCGAAAAAGAATTTGAAGATGATTTAGGCGTTGAGTTTCCCGAAGAAATGATTGGCACTAAAACATGTAAAAATAACTGCGTCTTTTGTTTTATTGACCAACTTCCCGCCGGAATGAGAGAAAGTCTCTATATAAAAGATGATGATGAACGTTTGTCATTTTTAACTGGCAACTATATCACAATGACAAATTTAACCAAAGATGAACTTAATCGAATTATCCGCTATCGTATTATGCCAATGAATTTATCAATTCATACTACAAATCCTGAACTTCGAAAGAAAATGCTAAAAAACCGTTTTGCCGGTGATGTTATGTCCTATTTAGAAACCTTTAGGGATAATGGGATTCAAATGAATGGGCAAATCGTTTTAGTGCCGGGTTATAATGATGGAGCGGAACTAAAAAAAACGCTTGAAGATTTAATTGAATTCTATCCGGTTCTTCAATCCGTTTCAGTTGTTCCCGTGGGAATTTCAGAACACCGCCAGGGATTAGCGGAGTTGCGCCCCTTCTCTCGGGAAGAAGCAGTGTCTACGCTTGCTATTATTAACGCCATCCATGATAACATGGCAAAAATGCATGGGGATGGCTTTGTTTATCCCAGCGATGAATTCTTTTTATTGGCCAACATAGATATTCCGAATGTTGACTACTATCATGGGTTTCCGCAAATTGAAAACGGCGTAGGTATGATGGCTGATTTTAAAGCTTCAGTTCAAGAAGCTTTAGATGTAACTAAAACTAACCCAATTGATGTATCGCCGGTTGGCACTGAAATCAAGTCAGGACTAAAAATTGGAATTATTACCGGGATCGCGGCATTTGAATATATGTGTGGCCTCATTTCCAATATAAAAGCAGAATTACCGGATCTTGATTTAGTTGTGTTTCCCGTAACCAATTATTTTTTCGGTCCCAGGATCACTGTTTCAGGACTTCTGACGGGAGCAGATATTGTCGCCCAGATTAAACCAATGCTTGTTGATAATCCCAGAGAATTATTGCTGTTGCCTGAAAATGTACTGCGAAATGGTACCGAAGTCTTATTGGATGATTGGACTTTAACAAAACTAAGTGACGCTTTAAATGTTCCAATTACTGCAATTCCGGTAATTGGACAAAACCTGTTAAACGTTGTATTAAACAAATAA
- a CDS encoding DUF4364 family protein: protein MLFNSEQQAEDKLIILYVLKKIKTSLTREQVALIVIENLQISYFDIQLYIDDLIKDEFLSVLDYDGKSVLTLSSMGKETLNVFQNRIPAYITDMIDLYLNENREKIFKEVKVTANYQKLGATDYLIELKLHENNIVLMEISLNAPTLKLALDICKRWKENTQELYSSVLNVLT, encoded by the coding sequence ATGCTCTTTAATTCAGAACAACAAGCTGAGGATAAATTAATCATACTTTATGTATTAAAAAAAATCAAAACGTCATTAACGCGAGAACAAGTTGCGCTCATCGTAATTGAAAATTTACAGATCAGCTATTTTGATATTCAACTTTATATTGATGATCTGATTAAAGATGAATTTCTTTCGGTATTGGATTATGATGGGAAATCAGTGTTGACGTTGTCATCCATGGGGAAAGAAACATTAAACGTTTTTCAAAATCGAATTCCAGCCTACATAACGGATATGATTGATCTTTATCTCAATGAAAATAGAGAAAAGATTTTTAAGGAAGTAAAAGTAACCGCAAATTATCAAAAATTAGGGGCTACTGATTACCTCATCGAATTGAAATTGCACGAAAATAATATCGTTCTGATGGAAATTTCATTAAATGCACCGACGCTTAAACTCGCTTTAGACATCTGCAAACGATGGAAAGAAAATACTCAGGAACTTTATTCTTCAGTGCTTAATGTCTTAACTTAA
- a CDS encoding IS3 family transposase (programmed frameshift): MTKRPRRSFTDEFKNQMVQLYLNGKPRSEIVKEYDLTASSLDKWIKQHQSSGSFKENDNRTDEENELIRLRKENQRLLMENDIFKAGSADHRTKVDVIRANQDRYSVSAMCRVLNIPKSTYYYISKKTNGVDPIIADVIEIFKMSRKNYGTRKIKHQLEVKGIVASRRRIGRIMRENGLVSNYTVAQYKVHKQPVNQDPVPNEVNREFNGRAPLEVAVSDLTYVRVGGKWNYVCLIVDLYNREIIGYSAGPNKTAQLVYEAFARIRYRLDQISIFHTDRGSEFKNNVIDDVIETFNIKRSLSNKGCPYDNAVAESAFKVFKTEFANQYAFDRLDYLKLMLSDYVNWYNNIRIHSSLGYLTPDAYRKLAHKKSV; encoded by the exons ATGACCAAAAGACCAAGACGAAGTTTTACCGATGAATTCAAAAACCAGATGGTGCAGTTGTACCTTAACGGAAAACCCCGAAGTGAAATTGTTAAAGAATATGATTTAACGGCATCGTCACTTGATAAATGGATCAAACAACATCAGTCTTCAGGCTCGTTCAAAGAAAATGACAACCGCACTGATGAAGAAAATGAACTGATCCGCTTGAGAAAAGAAAACCAACGTTTATTAATGGAAAACGACATTT TTAAAGCAGGCAGCGCTGATCATAGGACGAAAGTAGACGTTATTCGAGCCAATCAAGACCGCTACTCGGTATCAGCAATGTGCAGAGTCCTGAATATCCCCAAAAGTACCTATTACTACATTTCAAAAAAGACGAATGGAGTCGATCCGATTATCGCGGATGTGATTGAAATTTTCAAAATGAGCCGCAAGAATTACGGAACCCGCAAAATCAAACATCAACTTGAAGTCAAAGGGATTGTTGCTTCCCGAAGACGGATTGGTCGCATTATGCGGGAGAATGGCCTCGTTTCGAATTATACCGTCGCCCAATACAAAGTCCATAAACAACCAGTTAATCAGGATCCAGTCCCCAATGAAGTGAACCGGGAATTTAATGGACGGGCACCACTGGAAGTGGCGGTCAGTGATCTGACTTATGTTCGGGTTGGTGGAAAATGGAACTATGTTTGCCTGATCGTTGATCTTTACAATCGGGAAATTATCGGATACAGCGCCGGGCCAAACAAAACCGCACAGCTGGTTTATGAAGCTTTTGCCAGGATCAGATACCGGTTGGATCAGATTTCAATTTTCCATACTGACCGGGGAAGTGAATTTAAAAATAATGTGATTGACGATGTTATTGAAACCTTTAATATCAAACGTTCCTTGAGCAACAAAGGCTGCCCTTATGACAATGCTGTTGCTGAAAGCGCTTTTAAAGTCTTCAAGACAGAATTCGCTAACCAATACGCATTTGACAGATTGGATTATTTAAAGCTCATGCTTTCTGATTATGTCAACTGGTACAACAACATTCGAATACACTCGTCATTGGGGTATCTCACACCAGATGCCTATCGAAAATTAGCCCACAAAAAATCTGTCTAA
- a CDS encoding DNA methyltransferase, producing MTDVEQRAAAKQFAEIWKDQGYEKGQSQPFWLSLLRDIYGVKNPEQFIIFEDQVVLDHTSFIDGIIPETHVLIEQKGINKDLRKAIKQSDGTMLSPFQQAKRYSADLPYSKRPRWIVTCNFKAFLIYDMEKPNGEPEEILLENLPAETYRLEFLVDTGDSHIKKEMEISIQAGELVGELYDELLKQYHQPDDPESLKCLNMLCVRLVFCLYAEDAGIFGKHGKFHSYLKDYDAKDVRRALIDLFAVLDTQPADRDPYLEPTLASFPYVNGGLFSEKNIEIPNFNDTIVNLLLQNASEDFDWSAISPTIFGAVFESTLNPATRRSGGMHYTSIENIHKVIDPLFLDELKEEFADIKAIAIEKTRNRRLDDFQTKLSRLTFLDPACGSGNFLTESYLALRKLENEVLKVLLGDQIRIGTDTHTPIKVSINQFYGIEINDFAVSVGKTALWIAESQMMMKTEDIIHMHLDFLPLKTYANIIEGNALKLDWETVVAKTSLDYIMGNPPFVGYSMQNDGQKKDILAVYLDEQGKSYKTAGKIDFVAGWYFKAAQLMDQTKIRTAFVSTNSITQGEQVAGVWKPLYERFGIHIDFAYQTFKWASEAKDKAAVHCVIVGFSQAYNAKEKYLYADVMINQVTTINPYLVEAPVVFIENIKKPICNVPEMTTGNRPADGGHLLISDKDYDLFIEKEPKSKNYIKQFVGAAEFINNKKRWCLWLVNASPTEIRSMPLVKERVELCRIDRLNAPDAGRQKLAERPALFRETKNPKSYVSVPSTSSENRRYIPIGFLDDEYIPSNSTIILPDATIYDFGILTSNVHMAWMRTVAGRLKSDYRYSINIVYNNFIWPTPTDKQQDMIEKTAQEILNARALFPDSSFADLYDETVMPSALRKAHQLNDRAVMDAYGFDKKISESECVAKLMRLYQEKVTAVENKITK from the coding sequence ATGACAGATGTAGAACAAAGAGCGGCAGCAAAACAGTTTGCTGAAATATGGAAAGATCAGGGCTACGAAAAAGGTCAGAGCCAGCCATTCTGGCTTTCGTTGCTGAGGGATATCTACGGGGTAAAGAATCCCGAGCAATTTATTATCTTTGAAGACCAGGTTGTTTTAGACCATACAAGTTTCATCGATGGGATTATCCCAGAAACCCATGTGTTAATTGAGCAGAAGGGCATCAATAAAGATTTGCGTAAGGCTATCAAACAATCCGACGGCACAATGCTCAGTCCCTTTCAGCAGGCCAAGCGTTACTCGGCCGACCTGCCTTACTCCAAACGGCCGCGCTGGATAGTCACCTGTAATTTTAAAGCCTTTCTGATCTATGATATGGAAAAGCCCAACGGCGAACCAGAAGAGATCTTACTGGAAAATCTGCCCGCCGAAACTTATCGGTTGGAATTTTTAGTGGACACCGGGGACAGTCATATCAAAAAAGAAATGGAGATTTCCATCCAGGCCGGTGAGCTGGTCGGGGAACTTTACGATGAACTGTTGAAGCAGTATCACCAACCCGATGATCCCGAAAGTTTAAAATGTCTGAACATGCTGTGTGTCCGGCTGGTTTTCTGTCTGTATGCCGAGGATGCCGGAATTTTTGGCAAGCACGGCAAGTTTCACAGCTACCTCAAGGACTACGATGCAAAAGATGTCCGGCGGGCTTTAATCGATTTGTTCGCGGTGCTGGATACCCAGCCGGCTGACCGGGACCCTTACCTGGAACCTACCCTGGCTTCCTTTCCCTATGTGAATGGTGGCTTGTTTTCAGAGAAAAACATCGAAATCCCTAACTTCAATGACACCATTGTCAATCTGCTGCTGCAAAACGCCAGCGAAGATTTTGATTGGAGCGCCATCAGCCCGACAATTTTTGGAGCGGTTTTTGAGAGCACACTCAATCCCGCCACCCGGCGATCTGGGGGGATGCATTACACCTCCATCGAGAACATCCATAAGGTCATTGATCCGCTGTTTTTAGATGAGCTCAAAGAAGAATTTGCCGACATCAAAGCGATCGCCATAGAAAAAACCAGGAACCGCCGTCTGGATGACTTTCAGACTAAACTATCGCGGCTGACCTTTCTGGACCCAGCCTGTGGCTCGGGAAATTTCCTCACCGAATCTTACTTGGCTCTACGAAAGCTGGAAAACGAGGTACTGAAGGTGCTACTGGGCGATCAAATCCGCATCGGTACTGATACACATACCCCGATCAAAGTCTCAATCAATCAGTTCTATGGGATTGAGATCAATGATTTTGCCGTTTCGGTTGGCAAAACGGCGCTGTGGATTGCCGAATCTCAGATGATGATGAAAACCGAGGATATTATCCATATGCATCTGGATTTTTTGCCCTTAAAGACCTATGCCAATATTATTGAAGGCAATGCTCTGAAGCTGGACTGGGAGACCGTGGTGGCAAAAACCAGTCTGGATTATATTATGGGGAACCCGCCATTTGTAGGTTATTCGATGCAAAATGACGGTCAGAAAAAAGATATTTTAGCGGTTTATCTCGATGAACAAGGCAAGTCCTACAAAACCGCGGGAAAAATTGATTTTGTGGCGGGTTGGTATTTTAAAGCAGCACAGCTAATGGATCAGACTAAGATCCGCACCGCCTTTGTTTCCACCAATTCGATTACCCAGGGAGAACAGGTTGCCGGCGTCTGGAAACCTCTTTACGAGCGTTTTGGCATTCATATTGATTTTGCCTACCAGACCTTTAAATGGGCCAGTGAAGCCAAGGATAAGGCGGCCGTGCATTGTGTGATTGTCGGGTTTAGTCAGGCTTATAACGCCAAAGAAAAGTATCTTTATGCGGATGTTATGATTAATCAAGTAACAACGATTAACCCTTATCTGGTTGAAGCGCCGGTTGTTTTTATCGAAAATATAAAGAAGCCAATCTGCAATGTCCCTGAAATGACCACCGGAAACAGACCGGCTGATGGGGGACACCTGCTCATTTCTGATAAAGACTATGATTTGTTTATTGAAAAAGAACCAAAATCAAAGAATTATATCAAGCAATTTGTTGGTGCGGCTGAATTTATCAATAACAAAAAACGCTGGTGTCTCTGGCTTGTAAATGCCTCGCCAACAGAGATTCGAAGTATGCCTCTGGTGAAAGAACGTGTAGAACTCTGCCGGATTGACAGACTGAATGCCCCGGATGCCGGAAGGCAAAAATTGGCAGAGCGTCCGGCATTATTCAGAGAAACAAAAAATCCGAAATCCTACGTATCGGTACCAAGTACATCATCTGAAAACAGAAGATATATTCCAATCGGGTTTCTTGATGACGAGTACATTCCAAGTAACTCGACAATCATATTGCCCGATGCAACCATCTACGACTTTGGCATCCTGACGTCCAACGTCCATATGGCCTGGATGCGAACGGTAGCAGGTCGTTTAAAAAGCGATTACCGTTATTCAATTAACATCGTCTACAATAACTTCATCTGGCCAACCCCCACCGACAAACAACAAGACATGATCGAAAAAACCGCCCAGGAGATTCTTAACGCACGGGCCTTATTTCCCGACAGCAGCTTTGCCGATCTCTATGACGAAACGGTGATGCCCTCAGCCCTGCGCAAAGCCCACCAGTTAAATGACCGAGCGGTGATGGACGCCTACGGTTTTGATAAAAAAATATCCGAGTCCGAATGCGTGGCCAAACTGATGCGCCTGTATCAGGAAAAAGTCACTGCAGTTGAAAATAAGATAACAAAATAA
- a CDS encoding valine--tRNA ligase yields the protein MKKEMSKTYNPKDVEDKTYAYWHEKGYFKPEVNPNGKPFTIVMPPPNITGQLHMGHAFDGTLQDVLTRYKRMDGYAALWLPGTDHASIATEVKVVDKLREEEGKTKQDIGREAYMERAWDWALTYKTRITDQLKKLGASCDWSRERFTMDEGCSQAVNEAFVNLYEKGLIYKGSRIINWCPTCKTALSEAEVEYAEQQGNLWHIRYPLTNQDDYLVVATTRPETMLGDSGVAVHPEDVRYQHLIGKTVMLPLLNKEIIIVGDDYVDMSFGTGVVKMTPAHDPNDYEVGLRHNLEQIRVFNDDGTMNELAGKYAGMDRYECRKAVIKDLKDLGLLEKIEDHQHNVGECYRCSTTIETMTSEQWFVKMESLAEPALAAVRNHDTDFIPDRFNKIYYNWLENIKDWCISRQLWWGHRIPAYYCDDCGEMIVAKEAPERCSKCGSSHITQDEDVLDTWFSSGLWPFSTLGWPENTADLEKFYPTTVLVTGYDIIFFWVARMIFMGLFEMGETPFKDVYIHGLVRDSQGRKMSKSLGNGIDPLELIETYSADALRFTIITGNSAGNDIRWQDEKVESSRNFLNKIWNAARFVLMNLDDDIMEKKETAVANLENTDKWILSRMNTIVQEVNHNMSKYELGIAASKIYDFAWNEYCDWYIELVKPRLYGDDEQTKVSAQYTLRVVLDTILRLLHPFTPFITEEINHYLPGTTGDIMVAAWPHFNDAFVFPDDEKQVEFLMGAIRSIRNIRAEMDVPNSKKTQLFMISTNQDHLSLMSTSLHYFQKLASVSNIQSINKDEIKENYVSAVVDDLEIYIDLDELVDKEKEIARLETEKKKLQQEIDRVSQKLSNKGFTDKAPEKVVALEREKQLKYQETMEKVLERLDYFSK from the coding sequence GATAAAACCTATGCTTATTGGCATGAAAAAGGTTATTTTAAACCTGAAGTTAATCCCAATGGAAAACCCTTTACCATTGTTATGCCACCGCCTAATATTACGGGACAACTCCATATGGGGCATGCATTTGATGGAACCCTTCAGGATGTCTTAACCCGCTATAAACGAATGGACGGATATGCAGCTTTATGGCTGCCAGGAACGGATCACGCCAGTATTGCAACTGAAGTTAAAGTGGTTGATAAGCTTCGTGAAGAAGAAGGAAAAACCAAACAGGATATTGGCCGCGAAGCTTATATGGAACGTGCCTGGGACTGGGCATTAACTTATAAAACCCGGATTACCGATCAACTTAAAAAATTAGGTGCCTCATGTGACTGGAGTCGCGAACGTTTTACGATGGATGAAGGATGTAGTCAAGCAGTTAATGAGGCTTTTGTCAACTTGTATGAAAAAGGTTTGATTTACAAAGGTAGCCGGATCATCAACTGGTGCCCTACCTGTAAAACTGCATTGTCGGAGGCCGAAGTCGAATATGCCGAGCAACAGGGAAATTTATGGCATATCCGTTATCCCTTAACGAATCAAGATGACTATCTGGTTGTTGCCACTACGCGCCCTGAGACAATGCTTGGCGATAGCGGTGTCGCAGTTCATCCTGAAGACGTTCGTTATCAGCATCTTATTGGTAAAACCGTGATGTTGCCTTTACTTAATAAAGAGATTATCATTGTTGGTGATGATTATGTTGATATGAGTTTTGGAACTGGTGTCGTCAAAATGACCCCAGCTCATGATCCCAATGATTATGAAGTTGGGCTGCGACATAACTTAGAACAGATTCGCGTTTTTAACGATGATGGCACTATGAATGAGCTGGCCGGTAAATATGCTGGTATGGATCGTTATGAATGCCGAAAAGCGGTGATCAAAGATCTTAAAGATTTGGGCTTATTAGAAAAAATTGAAGACCATCAACATAATGTAGGTGAATGTTATCGCTGTTCAACAACCATTGAAACCATGACATCAGAGCAATGGTTTGTTAAAATGGAATCTTTGGCAGAACCAGCTTTAGCTGCAGTTCGTAATCATGATACCGACTTTATTCCCGATCGTTTTAATAAAATATACTATAACTGGCTCGAAAATATCAAAGACTGGTGCATCTCTCGTCAATTATGGTGGGGCCACCGAATTCCGGCTTATTATTGTGATGATTGTGGTGAAATGATCGTTGCTAAGGAAGCACCGGAAAGATGTTCAAAATGTGGAAGTAGCCACATCACCCAGGACGAAGATGTTTTAGATACCTGGTTTAGTTCTGGCTTATGGCCATTTTCCACTTTAGGCTGGCCGGAAAACACCGCTGATTTGGAAAAATTTTATCCAACAACGGTTCTTGTTACCGGCTACGATATCATCTTTTTCTGGGTTGCGCGAATGATTTTTATGGGACTATTTGAGATGGGGGAAACCCCTTTTAAGGACGTTTATATACATGGCCTTGTCCGAGATTCACAAGGGCGTAAAATGAGTAAATCACTGGGAAATGGCATTGACCCGTTGGAACTTATCGAAACATATAGTGCTGATGCACTTCGCTTTACCATTATTACAGGTAATTCTGCAGGAAATGATATTCGCTGGCAAGATGAAAAAGTCGAATCTAGCCGTAATTTCTTGAATAAAATTTGGAATGCCGCCCGCTTTGTTTTAATGAACCTTGATGATGATATCATGGAGAAAAAAGAAACCGCTGTCGCTAATCTTGAAAATACCGATAAGTGGATTCTCAGTCGCATGAATACCATTGTTCAGGAAGTCAACCATAATATGAGCAAGTACGAACTCGGTATTGCGGCTTCAAAAATTTATGATTTTGCCTGGAACGAATACTGTGACTGGTACATCGAATTGGTTAAACCACGGTTATATGGGGATGATGAGCAAACAAAAGTTTCGGCCCAATACACATTACGCGTGGTATTAGATACGATCCTACGCTTACTCCATCCATTTACACCCTTTATCACTGAAGAGATCAACCATTACCTACCGGGGACAACTGGTGACATCATGGTTGCCGCATGGCCGCATTTTAATGACGCGTTTGTCTTTCCGGATGATGAAAAACAAGTTGAGTTCTTAATGGGAGCCATTCGTAGCATCCGAAATATTCGGGCTGAAATGGACGTTCCAAATTCGAAAAAAACTCAATTATTTATGATCTCAACCAATCAGGATCATTTATCATTAATGTCAACATCGTTACATTATTTCCAAAAGCTGGCATCAGTTTCCAACATCCAATCGATTAATAAGGATGAAATCAAAGAAAACTACGTTTCAGCCGTAGTTGATGACCTAGAAATATATATTGACTTAGATGAGCTTGTAGACAAAGAAAAAGAAATCGCCCGTCTGGAAACTGAAAAAAAGAAACTTCAGCAAGAAATAGACCGTGTTTCTCAGAAACTTTCAAATAAAGGTTTTACCGATAAAGCACCTGAAAAAGTTGTTGCCCTTGAACGCGAAAAACAGTTGAAATATCAAGAAACAATGGAAAAAGTATTGGAGCGCTTGGATTATTTCAGTAAATAA